One segment of Streptomyces sp. XD-27 DNA contains the following:
- a CDS encoding acyl carrier protein: protein MTDPMEDVRRIWSTVLGAEIQDVDVNFFDAGGHSLLVMVLQEHLEELAGRELAIEDLFEHPTIRAQAGLLADRPDAGAAVDAELGGRDRSQLLGRSGGATAGGLT, encoded by the coding sequence ATGACGGACCCGATGGAGGACGTACGCCGGATCTGGAGCACGGTGCTCGGTGCCGAGATCCAGGACGTGGACGTCAACTTCTTTGACGCGGGCGGCCATTCGCTGCTCGTCATGGTCCTCCAGGAGCACCTGGAGGAACTCGCCGGACGCGAACTCGCCATCGAGGACCTCTTCGAGCACCCCACCATCCGCGCCCAGGCCGGCCTGCTCGCCGACCGCCCGGACGCCGGCGCCGCCGTGGACGCCGAACTCGGCGGCCGCGACCGGTCCCAACTGCTCGGCCGCAGCGGCGGCGCCACCGCCGGGGGCCTCACATGA